The following proteins are encoded in a genomic region of Sorangiineae bacterium MSr12523:
- a CDS encoding protein kinase, translating to MTGVVANELPAAGKYRPILELGRGGMAVVYLAVVRGPAGFNKLQVIKQLRPELAGEPEQVAMFLNEARVSARINHPNVVQINEIGREGEAYFMAMEYVDGQTLERIFRAAKGDIPLRLHLKVIAEALAGLHIAHELKDFNGSPLEIVHRDVSPHNILVGYEGEVKVLDFGIAKVAGSRSETRTGVLKGKFTYMAPEQFLGQKIDRRTDVFAAGVMLWQAVTKRRLWGREVNEIEVYRRVVESRIPRPREVNAAVPAVLDDMVMKALSTDPAARYQSADEFRAAIEDYLAAEHAHATPRELGALVSTHFADERRAVRAAIEERMRGAAASKDGVPSVPLLQSLLPTSIRDERFSSSIITGHSQSLSEAPFLVSHLPERAPWYRSPRVLGVVALMVAAWAVVAWRSRSSAGAKSVETVAAAPSSSSSAAAPSSGVVAPASTLTELTVRAEPPGAKIFVDGIEVEQNPFTGKFVRDGASHRVRAEASGFASKSVRVEFSSETAAVDLALERQWAAAPKRDKGDRNAPQTAAVAQPAPPTSAPASSSAAKPGADDPWAKRKKPAFDSSDPWK from the coding sequence GTGACGGGAGTCGTGGCCAACGAGCTACCAGCAGCGGGCAAGTATCGTCCAATACTCGAATTGGGCCGCGGTGGAATGGCCGTCGTGTACCTCGCGGTGGTGCGAGGGCCTGCAGGCTTCAATAAACTGCAGGTCATCAAGCAACTTCGCCCCGAGCTCGCCGGCGAGCCGGAGCAAGTGGCGATGTTCCTCAACGAGGCCCGTGTATCGGCCAGAATCAACCACCCCAACGTGGTGCAGATCAACGAGATCGGCCGCGAGGGCGAGGCCTATTTCATGGCCATGGAGTACGTCGACGGGCAGACGCTCGAGCGCATCTTCCGTGCCGCGAAGGGCGACATCCCGTTGCGACTTCATTTGAAGGTGATCGCCGAGGCCCTCGCCGGGCTGCACATTGCCCATGAGCTGAAGGACTTCAACGGCAGCCCCCTCGAGATCGTCCACCGGGACGTGTCCCCGCACAATATTTTGGTCGGCTACGAAGGCGAGGTGAAAGTCCTCGACTTCGGCATCGCCAAAGTGGCCGGCTCCCGCTCCGAGACGCGCACCGGCGTGTTGAAGGGCAAGTTCACGTACATGGCCCCCGAGCAGTTCCTCGGGCAGAAGATCGATCGCCGCACCGACGTGTTCGCGGCCGGCGTGATGCTCTGGCAAGCCGTGACGAAGCGGCGCCTTTGGGGTCGCGAGGTGAACGAGATCGAGGTCTACCGGCGCGTCGTCGAATCGCGCATTCCACGTCCGCGCGAGGTGAACGCCGCGGTTCCCGCCGTGCTCGATGACATGGTGATGAAGGCACTGTCCACGGATCCCGCCGCTCGTTACCAAAGCGCCGACGAGTTTCGCGCGGCCATCGAGGATTACCTTGCCGCCGAGCACGCGCACGCCACACCGCGGGAGCTCGGTGCTCTAGTGAGTACGCACTTTGCGGACGAGCGGCGGGCCGTTCGCGCGGCCATCGAGGAGCGCATGCGCGGTGCAGCCGCGTCGAAGGACGGCGTGCCCAGCGTGCCGCTTTTGCAATCCCTGTTGCCCACATCGATTCGGGACGAGCGTTTCTCGTCCTCGATCATCACGGGGCATTCGCAATCGCTGTCCGAGGCGCCGTTTCTCGTGAGCCATCTTCCCGAGCGCGCGCCGTGGTACCGGTCGCCGCGCGTGCTCGGCGTGGTTGCCTTGATGGTCGCGGCCTGGGCGGTCGTCGCATGGCGGAGTCGTTCTTCCGCCGGTGCCAAATCCGTGGAAACGGTAGCGGCAGCGCCGTCGTCATCGTCGAGCGCGGCGGCGCCTTCGTCGGGCGTAGTGGCACCCGCATCGACTTTGACGGAGCTCACGGTTCGCGCCGAGCCGCCCGGGGCGAAGATCTTCGTCGATGGCATCGAGGTGGAGCAAAACCCCTTCACCGGGAAATTCGTCCGCGATGGGGCGAGCCATCGCGTGCGGGCGGAGGCGTCGGGGTTCGCGTCCAAATCGGTGCGGGTGGAGTTCTCGTCGGAGACGGCGGCGGTCGACCTTGCGCTGGAGCGTCAATGGGCTGCTGCCCCAAAGCGAGACAAAGGTGATCGCAATGCGCCGCAAACGGCGGCGGTCGCCCAGCCCGCGCCCCCGACGAGCGCGCCCGCCTCCTCGAGTGCGGCGAAGCCGGGGGCGGACGATCCGTGGGCAAAGCGAAAGAAGCCTGCCTTCGATTCGTCCGACCCGTGGAAGTGA
- a CDS encoding serine/threonine protein kinase: MGLSFSRQAVTERALGRIGTTIQDKYRIERLVGIGATAAVYAATHRNGHRVAIKVLLDMFLDDEDAIRRFRREAYMANQVGHPGAVTVLDDDLDETGCAFLIMPLLEGETLRARWERNGRRLSLAETGLLMSDVLDVLASAHANGIVHRDIKPDNLFVESTGRVRVLDFGIARRTELDGTATLTGHMVGTPAFMPPEQATGEHRAVGPHSDCWAVSATMFALLTGEYVHHADSGLAQLAAAATRHARSLGEVDAGLPPGIVQCVDKGLAYAPAERWGSAGEMRDALHEALAAALGEPMEAIEKRVRETIARELVTARYDPSTEKTELPTRARPAREAPLGPTITASLRPAIVPEVVSHRRRRRWLALGAALLVTAAAAPFGWWRVRATHNVPSPLSAPSSVLACPILEASGVPEPTGWLGAAAAATVCERAAVILGGDSARTLIPAELLGLPAQPVAHFPKDPYSDGDARTRSLEAARRVAAAYIDGQVMKEPGSPFTSSGGGGFRTTLILRRPDGTELTRAEGRGRALYEAVRQAMDPLVAQGHLPKAPALDPTMAEWSRATDIDGALALRDATFAMWHNGGTVADECRRLATHDATIGEMAFIELWLCAYTLGVHPPSEHPPTPGATLSPGELAAWARFEHMRGKATTPEVAAKLRQYFAAEQTPIGRSVLAATLSCTTQGSAPAEVADLARLAVQASPRNPLGEWCTPWGQLVTLTRDAVGISIGDARQAWVPWDANAWLETALRRDDSNRAVIFARRSWALAPFNAYIADVLADNLLAQGEREEVRRIALSMAESTYPVQRIGSDLLLVRVDGSEARFGAALERAKQAMSVGPDDVGWVRVQRLEIAWRGLEVAALLGRSAEMADLLVRQFLDVEPSPLDDDYVSISLRVPAICANASTSVSKRCFSRFRELRGRLSVGIVPETDAFAEGAERYARGDLAGAAKSWRPFLREPGPFTQVLSNAMEEAFERTGDNELVARLETMAMSSGANEYNGAAPADVRAARRAAKRGDSARARQLAQKVIEAWSVADEPVPAVAEMRRLVARLH, from the coding sequence ATGGGATTGTCTTTTTCGCGCCAGGCAGTAACCGAGCGGGCCTTGGGCCGCATCGGCACGACGATCCAGGACAAGTACCGCATCGAGCGGCTCGTGGGCATTGGAGCAACCGCAGCCGTCTATGCGGCGACACACCGCAACGGTCATCGCGTCGCCATCAAGGTGCTGCTCGATATGTTCTTGGACGACGAGGACGCCATCCGGCGCTTCCGCCGCGAGGCGTACATGGCCAATCAGGTGGGCCACCCCGGCGCCGTCACGGTGCTGGACGATGACTTGGACGAAACCGGGTGCGCCTTTCTGATCATGCCGCTCCTCGAAGGCGAGACGTTGCGCGCACGGTGGGAACGAAACGGGCGACGGCTGTCGCTCGCGGAGACTGGGCTGCTCATGTCGGACGTCCTCGACGTGTTGGCAAGCGCGCACGCGAACGGGATCGTCCATCGGGATATCAAGCCGGACAATTTGTTCGTGGAGTCGACGGGGCGGGTGCGGGTCCTCGACTTCGGCATCGCGCGCCGCACGGAACTCGACGGCACGGCAACGTTGACGGGTCACATGGTCGGCACGCCCGCGTTCATGCCGCCGGAGCAGGCCACCGGCGAGCACCGCGCCGTGGGTCCGCACAGCGACTGCTGGGCCGTGAGCGCGACGATGTTCGCATTGCTGACCGGCGAGTACGTGCACCACGCGGACAGCGGGCTCGCGCAGTTGGCCGCGGCAGCCACGCGGCATGCGCGTTCACTTGGTGAGGTGGACGCGGGCTTGCCTCCGGGCATCGTGCAGTGCGTAGACAAGGGACTGGCTTATGCGCCCGCGGAGCGATGGGGCTCGGCGGGCGAAATGCGCGATGCGCTGCACGAGGCCTTGGCCGCCGCCCTCGGCGAACCGATGGAGGCGATCGAAAAGCGGGTGCGCGAGACGATTGCGCGCGAGTTGGTGACCGCGAGGTACGATCCATCGACGGAAAAGACGGAATTGCCGACGCGGGCGCGACCTGCGCGGGAGGCACCGCTGGGACCGACGATCACGGCGAGCTTGCGGCCGGCGATCGTGCCCGAGGTGGTGTCGCACCGGAGGCGACGTCGGTGGCTTGCACTGGGCGCCGCATTGCTGGTTACGGCTGCGGCCGCGCCATTCGGATGGTGGCGCGTTAGAGCTACGCACAACGTGCCATCGCCATTGTCGGCGCCGTCGTCCGTGCTCGCGTGTCCGATTCTGGAGGCTTCGGGCGTCCCCGAGCCAACGGGCTGGCTGGGCGCGGCGGCCGCGGCCACCGTATGCGAGCGCGCCGCCGTGATTCTCGGCGGAGATTCCGCGCGCACCTTGATTCCGGCGGAATTACTCGGGTTGCCGGCGCAGCCCGTTGCACATTTTCCAAAGGACCCCTACAGCGATGGCGACGCGCGGACGCGTTCCTTGGAAGCGGCCCGTCGTGTCGCGGCGGCATACATCGACGGCCAGGTGATGAAGGAACCGGGGTCGCCTTTCACTTCCTCGGGAGGAGGAGGCTTTCGCACGACGTTGATCCTTCGCCGCCCCGATGGAACGGAGCTCACACGCGCCGAGGGTCGAGGACGCGCGCTTTACGAAGCCGTACGGCAAGCCATGGATCCTCTGGTTGCCCAGGGACACCTGCCGAAGGCGCCTGCGCTCGATCCGACGATGGCAGAATGGTCTCGGGCGACGGACATCGACGGTGCCCTCGCGCTGCGAGATGCGACGTTTGCGATGTGGCACAACGGGGGGACGGTCGCGGACGAATGCCGACGACTCGCAACACACGATGCGACCATTGGAGAAATGGCATTCATCGAATTGTGGCTATGCGCGTACACCCTTGGTGTGCACCCACCATCGGAGCATCCGCCCACCCCCGGGGCGACGCTCTCCCCCGGTGAATTGGCAGCGTGGGCGCGCTTTGAACATATGAGGGGAAAGGCGACGACGCCGGAGGTCGCCGCGAAGCTCCGTCAGTACTTCGCGGCGGAGCAAACACCGATCGGCCGTTCCGTTTTGGCAGCCACGCTGTCATGTACCACCCAGGGGTCAGCCCCCGCTGAAGTAGCAGACCTCGCACGACTCGCGGTTCAAGCTTCACCGAGGAATCCGCTCGGCGAATGGTGCACGCCATGGGGACAGCTCGTCACCCTCACGCGGGATGCGGTCGGTATTTCCATCGGCGACGCCCGCCAGGCGTGGGTTCCATGGGATGCCAACGCATGGCTCGAAACAGCTTTACGTCGAGACGATTCGAATCGCGCCGTCATCTTCGCAAGGCGCTCCTGGGCGCTTGCGCCGTTCAACGCGTACATCGCCGATGTTCTCGCGGACAACCTCCTCGCGCAAGGTGAGCGCGAAGAAGTTCGAAGAATCGCCCTCTCGATGGCCGAAAGCACCTATCCGGTGCAGAGGATAGGAAGCGATCTTTTGCTAGTGCGGGTCGACGGAAGCGAGGCGCGATTCGGTGCCGCGCTCGAGCGGGCCAAGCAGGCCATGAGCGTCGGCCCCGATGACGTGGGATGGGTTCGCGTGCAGCGCCTGGAAATTGCCTGGCGAGGCCTCGAAGTCGCCGCGCTGCTCGGTCGCTCTGCTGAAATGGCCGATCTCCTCGTACGGCAATTTCTGGACGTGGAACCATCTCCCCTCGATGACGACTACGTATCCATTTCGTTGCGAGTTCCAGCGATTTGCGCGAATGCATCCACATCGGTATCGAAGCGATGCTTTTCCCGATTTCGGGAGTTGAGAGGCCGTCTTTCCGTCGGGATCGTGCCTGAAACCGACGCATTTGCCGAAGGTGCAGAGCGATACGCGCGTGGGGATCTAGCGGGCGCCGCCAAATCATGGAGACCGTTTCTTCGCGAACCTGGCCCCTTCACGCAGGTGCTTTCGAATGCAATGGAAGAGGCTTTCGAGCGAACTGGTGACAACGAACTCGTGGCGCGTCTTGAAACGATGGCGATGAGCTCAGGCGCCAATGAGTACAATGGCGCGGCTCCCGCGGATGTGCGAGCCGCACGACGAGCCGCGAAGCGGGGCGATTCCGCTCGTGCGCGACAGCTCGCCCAAAAAGTCATCGAAGCCTGGTCCGTAGCCGACGAACCCGTCCCCGCCGTCGCCGAGATGCGACGGCTCGTTGCCCGGCTTCACTGA
- a CDS encoding serine/threonine protein kinase translates to MATVYLAISRGLGGFNKLVVLKQLRSDIAGDPEFLPMLLEEARIAARINHPNVVQTNDIGFDGRAHYIAMEYLEGQTLHDITRRLSEQGRRLPLPLYLHILAQALRGLHFAHELAGFDGTPLAIVHRDMTPHNVFVTYEGVVKVLDFGIAKAADSKNETRSGTFKGKLRYIAPEQALGIPIDRRADIFAIGAMMWHALAGSRLWKDVAETDVLMQLAKGDIPSIAEVAPSTPPDLLAICQRALARRPEERFATAAEMMEALETHTAHVQPRELSQFVSQLFEERRAIVRAAIDQRVREGLSGTEIPVLATGHSAVTNSGPSIPSLSGARALPSSPSNTASGSSHSSSSRGSTSPFASHPARASTPPSPIRRHAVGAIFGVAAAVLGFTAYKMVGPSSSAANKAPAPVAVASAAPSAVPPPAKPAADKAHLRVTVTPATANIRLDGTSFSGDGQVTRDGASHRLEIDAPGFKPESDYVVFDRDELAMAYTLAKKDAPSRGPSRSKSKSTPSASAATPAAPEPAPSATQSAAAAAPSSTAPATRKRQPKTSLDSADPWK, encoded by the coding sequence ATGGCAACGGTTTACCTTGCCATCAGCCGCGGGCTCGGGGGCTTCAACAAGCTCGTGGTGCTCAAGCAGCTCCGCTCGGATATTGCCGGCGATCCGGAGTTCCTCCCCATGTTGCTCGAGGAGGCCCGCATCGCGGCCAGAATCAACCATCCCAACGTGGTGCAGACCAACGACATCGGGTTCGATGGGCGCGCGCACTACATTGCGATGGAGTACCTCGAGGGGCAGACGCTGCACGACATCACCCGTCGCCTTTCGGAACAGGGGCGCCGTTTGCCGCTGCCGCTCTATTTGCATATTCTGGCCCAAGCGCTGCGAGGGCTCCATTTCGCGCACGAACTGGCCGGTTTCGACGGTACGCCCCTCGCCATCGTTCATCGTGACATGACACCGCACAACGTGTTCGTGACCTACGAGGGCGTGGTCAAGGTGCTCGATTTCGGCATTGCCAAAGCGGCCGACTCGAAGAACGAAACGCGAAGTGGCACCTTCAAGGGCAAATTGCGCTACATCGCGCCGGAGCAGGCACTGGGCATTCCCATCGATCGCCGCGCCGACATATTCGCCATTGGAGCGATGATGTGGCACGCACTCGCAGGCAGCCGCCTATGGAAGGACGTGGCCGAAACGGACGTCTTGATGCAGCTGGCGAAGGGCGATATCCCGAGCATCGCCGAGGTTGCCCCCAGCACACCGCCCGACCTTCTCGCCATTTGCCAGCGTGCCCTCGCACGGCGGCCGGAGGAGCGCTTCGCGACCGCCGCGGAAATGATGGAGGCGCTGGAAACGCATACCGCGCACGTGCAGCCGCGCGAGCTTTCGCAATTCGTGAGTCAGCTTTTCGAGGAGCGGCGAGCCATCGTGCGCGCGGCCATCGATCAGCGGGTGCGCGAGGGGCTCTCGGGAACGGAGATCCCGGTGCTCGCAACGGGGCACTCGGCGGTGACGAACTCGGGGCCCTCGATACCGAGCCTTTCCGGCGCGCGCGCGCTTCCGAGCAGCCCCTCGAATACAGCATCGGGCTCGTCCCACTCGTCCAGCTCGCGCGGAAGCACCTCGCCGTTCGCCTCGCATCCCGCGCGCGCCTCGACGCCGCCCTCTCCCATTCGGCGGCATGCCGTGGGGGCGATTTTCGGCGTTGCGGCGGCGGTGCTGGGTTTCACCGCGTACAAAATGGTGGGCCCATCTTCCTCCGCGGCGAACAAAGCGCCGGCACCCGTCGCGGTGGCGAGTGCGGCGCCTTCCGCGGTGCCGCCACCTGCGAAGCCCGCGGCGGACAAGGCGCATCTTCGCGTCACGGTAACGCCGGCCACGGCGAACATTCGCCTCGACGGAACGTCGTTTTCCGGTGATGGCCAGGTGACACGCGACGGTGCATCGCACCGCCTCGAGATCGACGCGCCCGGATTCAAGCCCGAGTCGGACTACGTCGTCTTCGACCGCGACGAGCTGGCCATGGCCTACACACTTGCGAAGAAGGATGCGCCGAGCCGGGGGCCCTCGCGCTCGAAGAGCAAGAGTACGCCTTCCGCCTCCGCAGCTACACCGGCAGCGCCCGAGCCTGCCCCGTCCGCGACGCAGAGTGCCGCGGCGGCGGCCCCTTCTTCGACCGCGCCTGCGACACGCAAGCGCCAGCCAAAGACGTCTCTCGATTCCGCGGATCCGTGGAAATGA
- a CDS encoding helix-turn-helix transcriptional regulator, translating into MQSDIRRDILLALRHAVRAPIAFCFAASAESEGHVEGLHSVDGSFTELPNQCPQALADTFRFPIAFAYTTSRYCIAATTLAESPTFLEGAYPLVPSNGNALLLYLRLGDSLFGMAGLARRSDDVRFDDNDVQHLEQIGPALSSLTMLHTHVLHLRRERSLHVPPPPQTQTHLQVPVQTIPTSLSEREQQVARLLADGYSCVNTAAVLNLSENTVRTYVRRLYRKLDVTNRVDLVQRLIISPVSPATG; encoded by the coding sequence ATGCAGTCGGATATTCGGCGAGACATCCTGCTCGCCTTGCGACACGCCGTACGAGCGCCCATTGCCTTCTGTTTCGCCGCCTCGGCGGAAAGTGAAGGCCACGTCGAGGGACTGCATTCGGTCGACGGGAGTTTCACCGAGCTCCCGAACCAGTGCCCGCAGGCCCTGGCCGACACGTTTCGCTTTCCCATTGCCTTTGCTTACACTACGTCGCGTTACTGCATCGCTGCGACCACGCTGGCCGAGTCTCCCACCTTCCTCGAAGGTGCGTATCCCCTCGTTCCGTCGAATGGGAATGCGCTGCTCCTCTATTTACGTTTGGGCGATTCACTCTTTGGAATGGCCGGCCTCGCGCGACGAAGTGACGATGTCCGCTTCGACGATAACGATGTCCAACACCTCGAGCAGATTGGACCTGCGCTGTCCTCGCTCACCATGCTGCACACCCACGTGCTGCATCTGCGGCGCGAGCGCTCACTTCACGTGCCGCCGCCCCCGCAGACGCAGACTCACTTGCAGGTGCCGGTTCAGACAATCCCCACGTCCCTCTCCGAACGCGAGCAGCAGGTCGCGCGGCTGCTCGCCGATGGATACAGCTGCGTGAACACTGCAGCCGTGTTGAACCTCAGCGAAAACACGGTGCGTACGTACGTGCGGCGGCTCTATCGCAAGCTCGATGTCACCAACCGCGTCGACCTCGTGCAACGGCTCATCATCTCCCCCGTCTCACCCGCCACGGGGTGA
- a CDS encoding serine/threonine protein kinase, which translates to MSLGLQRGSLFAGRYRIVRRLGSGAMGSVYEVVHLQTERPCALKIMHAHIVEREEMRERFKMEAKVAARVGSEYIVDVLDAGVDEPTGIPFFVMERLRGEDLSRRLKRVGRLEPDEALRYLHQVSMALDRTHHASIVHRDLKPANLFLTEGPDGKPRVKVLDFGVAKFISEAGAGATTAIAGTPLYMSPEQCRGGKVTAAADVYAFGMIAYTLLVGEAYFSDEFAHTSNLVAFALATINGPIDPATVRASNHQVQLPKSFDAWFATVTNVDPDRRFASAGEAVRTLAIALGLEPLPDAMTSMPPAAVSPTGDAPPDSVGDPTQVAGDDAEWMAPTATASIVPSDPAVSAHASQLSAAPHVTDTAKPHRPSTTVDVRRKGRWVWIASAAAIASAAGLTFALHRAPEPPAASSPLAAQTSVLACPVLEASGVPEPSGWLGAAAAATVCERARIILGGSASRTLVPAELLSLPAQPVDHFPKDPYGQADARERSLEAARHRAVDGAVTKEPAGFHITLVLRRPDGSELGHSDGKGRALYEAVRQAMEPLVSPGLLPKARELDTSFVEWSRAKDVDSALGLLDVTMAIHQNAGSLSDECAKLAIPSSGASEMAASERWRCAYTLGIPSQAVALPPIDGGTLSSGALAARARYQHAALRIADPDLMSRLRADFEHERTSLGRSVLAATLSCLVQGSDPKQASDLAHLAVQADPKNPLGGFCAPWGQLLSVARDTASIDSVIDARQAWVPWEENGWIASAFGGSDPKLATRYARRAYALAPYNAYVADVLANNLLTQGEREEVRTMALSMGTGSYPVLKVESDLLLVQVDASEARFGAALARARRAMDIRPDDTGWVHVQRFEIAWHALEIGDVLGRAAETADLIVERFLDPDPSPLDDNVTVPLRIPAICMRASPRVSQRCFTRFRALRSHLSGGILPLTDAATEGAERYARGDFLAAAKVWKPLLRDPGLFARVFSGAMEDALERSGDEELVQRLESVAAESGGNRYNGAAPADVRAARRAAAHGDFERARQLARKVIEAWSVADETVPAVTEMRKLLARTR; encoded by the coding sequence ATGTCGCTCGGTCTGCAAAGAGGCTCCCTATTCGCAGGGCGCTACCGCATCGTCCGCCGTCTGGGCTCGGGCGCCATGGGGAGCGTGTACGAGGTGGTGCATCTCCAGACCGAACGGCCGTGCGCGCTGAAGATCATGCATGCGCACATCGTCGAGCGCGAGGAGATGCGCGAGCGCTTCAAAATGGAGGCCAAGGTCGCGGCCCGCGTCGGTAGCGAATACATCGTCGATGTCCTCGACGCCGGCGTGGACGAGCCAACGGGCATTCCCTTCTTCGTGATGGAACGGCTCCGCGGCGAGGACTTGAGCCGTCGCCTAAAGCGGGTCGGGCGGCTCGAGCCCGATGAGGCGCTGCGGTACTTGCACCAGGTCTCGATGGCGCTCGATCGGACGCACCACGCGTCCATCGTACATCGCGACTTGAAGCCTGCGAATCTCTTCTTGACCGAAGGCCCCGACGGCAAGCCGCGGGTCAAGGTGCTCGATTTCGGCGTTGCAAAGTTCATCAGCGAGGCCGGCGCTGGAGCAACGACAGCCATCGCGGGTACGCCGCTCTACATGTCCCCGGAACAGTGCCGCGGCGGTAAGGTCACCGCGGCAGCCGACGTCTATGCCTTCGGGATGATTGCGTACACGTTGCTCGTCGGCGAGGCGTACTTCTCCGATGAATTTGCGCACACGAGCAACTTGGTCGCGTTCGCGCTAGCAACGATAAACGGGCCCATCGATCCGGCCACCGTCCGCGCTTCGAATCATCAAGTGCAGCTCCCGAAGTCGTTCGATGCGTGGTTCGCCACGGTGACGAACGTCGATCCGGACCGCCGCTTCGCGAGCGCCGGTGAAGCCGTGCGCACCCTCGCGATTGCCTTGGGGCTCGAGCCTCTGCCCGACGCCATGACTTCCATGCCGCCCGCGGCGGTATCCCCCACAGGCGACGCGCCGCCGGACTCCGTGGGTGATCCGACCCAGGTCGCCGGCGACGACGCCGAGTGGATGGCGCCCACGGCGACCGCTAGCATCGTGCCGAGCGATCCCGCCGTGAGTGCACATGCCTCACAGCTTTCGGCCGCCCCTCATGTCACGGATACGGCAAAACCGCACCGCCCAAGCACCACCGTCGATGTCCGAAGAAAAGGTCGATGGGTATGGATCGCAAGCGCTGCGGCGATTGCCAGCGCCGCGGGTTTGACCTTCGCATTGCACCGCGCGCCCGAGCCGCCGGCTGCCTCATCGCCGCTCGCGGCGCAGACATCGGTGCTCGCGTGTCCGGTTCTCGAGGCATCAGGCGTTCCAGAACCCTCGGGTTGGCTAGGCGCCGCGGCCGCTGCAACCGTCTGCGAACGAGCAAGAATCATCCTGGGTGGAAGCGCGTCGCGCACGCTGGTGCCGGCGGAGCTCTTGTCGCTGCCGGCCCAACCTGTGGATCACTTTCCAAAGGATCCGTATGGGCAGGCCGACGCGCGGGAACGCTCTCTCGAAGCAGCGCGCCACCGCGCCGTCGACGGCGCGGTGACGAAGGAACCGGCAGGGTTCCACATCACGCTGGTCCTGCGACGTCCTGATGGCTCCGAACTCGGGCACTCCGATGGAAAGGGGCGCGCGCTCTACGAGGCCGTGCGCCAGGCTATGGAGCCGCTGGTTTCGCCTGGCCTGCTCCCGAAAGCACGCGAGCTGGATACCTCGTTCGTCGAATGGTCGCGCGCCAAAGACGTCGACTCCGCACTCGGCCTTCTCGATGTTACGATGGCGATCCATCAGAACGCCGGCTCACTGTCTGACGAATGCGCGAAGCTCGCAATACCGAGTAGCGGTGCCTCGGAAATGGCAGCCAGCGAACGATGGCGATGCGCCTACACGCTTGGCATTCCGTCGCAGGCGGTAGCCCTACCCCCCATTGACGGCGGGACGCTCTCATCCGGTGCGCTGGCGGCACGTGCGCGGTACCAGCACGCGGCCCTTCGCATCGCCGATCCGGATCTGATGTCCCGGTTACGCGCCGACTTCGAGCACGAGCGAACTTCGCTAGGGCGCTCAGTTCTCGCCGCAACATTGTCATGTCTCGTACAGGGCTCGGATCCCAAACAAGCATCGGATCTCGCGCACCTGGCGGTCCAGGCCGACCCGAAAAATCCTCTCGGTGGCTTTTGCGCACCGTGGGGACAGCTTCTGTCGGTGGCTCGGGATACCGCCAGCATCGATAGTGTCATCGATGCGAGACAAGCCTGGGTCCCTTGGGAAGAGAACGGCTGGATTGCGTCGGCCTTTGGAGGCAGCGATCCTAAACTTGCAACGAGATACGCGCGGCGAGCCTATGCATTGGCGCCATACAACGCTTATGTCGCGGACGTTCTTGCGAACAACTTGCTTACACAAGGTGAGCGCGAAGAAGTCCGCACGATGGCGCTTTCCATGGGGACCGGCAGCTACCCCGTTCTCAAAGTCGAAAGCGATCTTCTCCTCGTGCAGGTCGACGCAAGTGAAGCCCGCTTTGGGGCAGCCTTGGCCCGTGCGCGACGTGCCATGGACATTAGACCGGACGATACGGGGTGGGTCCATGTCCAGCGGTTCGAGATCGCTTGGCATGCCCTCGAAATCGGCGACGTGCTGGGCAGGGCCGCGGAGACCGCGGATCTTATTGTCGAGCGATTCCTGGATCCCGACCCGTCGCCACTCGACGACAATGTGACAGTGCCTTTGCGGATTCCGGCCATCTGCATGCGCGCATCGCCACGCGTGTCGCAGCGATGCTTCACACGATTTCGCGCCCTCCGTAGTCACTTGTCCGGAGGGATCCTTCCGTTGACGGATGCGGCGACCGAGGGAGCGGAACGCTATGCCCGCGGCGACTTTCTAGCCGCCGCAAAGGTGTGGAAGCCACTCCTTCGCGATCCTGGTCTTTTCGCAAGAGTATTTTCCGGAGCCATGGAAGACGCCTTGGAGCGCTCCGGGGATGAGGAACTCGTGCAACGGTTGGAGTCCGTCGCAGCGGAATCGGGTGGCAACCGTTACAACGGAGCCGCGCCTGCCGACGTTCGTGCCGCGCGACGCGCAGCCGCCCACGGCGATTTCGAGCGAGCAAGGCAGCTCGCTCGAAAGGTGATCGAAGCGTGGTCGGTCGCCGACGAAACCGTGCCGGCCGTTACCGAAATGCGAAAGCTTCTAGCCCGCACTCGGTGA